The Xenopus tropicalis strain Nigerian chromosome 2, UCB_Xtro_10.0, whole genome shotgun sequence genome window below encodes:
- the gemin4 gene encoding gem-associated protein 4, whose product MDFGSWNVCEQTAVLQGAFLLAEKLCHPKTLLEVKKSDWPLIQKPITEAFKEISSGLPPQHQEWRRRAIAILWARTLCCTPDLTSVSHFDIDRKWKEDVFFPVENMIPKISQTVLFELLKTMKAADICAELLLALPVGIWAEGATSLLQHICEETSVEDVDFFLDVWWEVMKSKSDEQNETLVLFSSVVSQYLPKSSDEPSQSAKRFKSDPEQTLNQADNILAVFLEGLHKMKQCVATNKLRCFTIANLAEMLCSSAFLEKESELLPIKSYLEQFAVVLSFCEKGSRDVDMIRVAERMVQSGSTSSRFRLLRGAQHFGLSLLKDLLFQWGEELIHYLNNNKVVGYVCYRMRHSLASLHKILRTLEDSGTYPEEQRGDVLELAHCITSFQEKTTQVQHGCPSNANEMMAFIAMKIIENKMDRFKEVCSVFASEVSWAFSNDWLNCLEKNKAHFQDPAMVLKLLDLIVTVTALQSNVDIGSVRKGADVTLSIFSELSLSEKNEVLKEVLSLWGRKGLSPSIKAFTDSFQDELNITFNQISQSLSDYSAAQAVSKVSKLALLNPQAVVKKACHFAVVNVGAHTFLAKILSSLPALCFKCPNNSEKTVSLLCECLMETCWGKLSSDKEERQFLALLAFLMESSEVNDKDSSIQLLQPAEVIQTFVLPYIFDEYANVALCLHILHKAFNVQNPEDESGKHWVLSCSPFPLIMSLCKLLNSYTKCWQLSENSHCLTLGSKELIIDILTLIINAVMPEAGNNSETWNKSLFWLHKKMENLDWVVCLRLKPIFGKHFKNEVPSSLFDVGKLSEREWVPLQLPEYGPGTGLMAWLECCCISAEMKNQMLSLLSVNSKDPEEVNLFSKGFLVAMIQVLPWCSSTECKLVAEVVRHLLKRRLLHVPYTLEYVQHMPLLNLRPFAYNLQFSVLLLRGFQLLCSSSCSDWLPFEGHKHIARLYTNCIFDILEAVKQQISGNKNETQTERKEQDYVQEASFFYMQVFCHVLHIIAMMPDNTCEPLYVLSLEILSLYETLRASDTSTDSFLRRANERHFLKSITENVSDEHHRTTLMQKINKL is encoded by the exons ATGGATTTTG GAAGCTGGAATGTGTGTGAGCAAACTGCGGTTCTACAGGGTGCATTTTTATTGGCTGAAAAACTTTGCCATCCAAAAACATTGCTGGAGGTAAAGAAGTCTGACTGGCCCCTTATTCAAAAACCAATCACAGAGGCCTTCAAGGAAATAAGCTCAGGTCTTCCACCTCAACATCAAGAATGGCGGAGAAGAGCCATTGCTATACTTTGGGCCAGAACACTTTGTTGCACGCCAGATCTGACTTCCGTTTCACACTTTGACATAGATAGGAAATGGAAAGAGGATGTTTTCTTTCCAGTGGAAAACATGATCCCCAAAATAAGTCAAACTGTACTCTTTGAACTGCTCAAAACAATGAAAGCAGCAGACATTTGTGCAGAATTGCTGTTGGCACTTCCAGTTGGCATTTGGGCTGAAGGGGCCACCTCACTACTTCAGCATATTTGTGAAGAGACTTCAGTAGAggatgttgatttttttttagatgtctGGTGGGAGGTAATGAAAAGCAagagtgatgagcaaaatgaaaCTCTTGTGTTATTTTCCTCTGTGGTTTCCCAGTACTTACCAAAGTCTAGTGATGAACCATCACAGAGCGCCAAAAGATTTAAGTCAGATCCTGAACAGACTTTAAATCAAGCCGATAATATCCTTGCTGTTTTTCTAGAGGGGCTTCATAAAATGAAACAGTGTGTTGCTACCAACAAGCTGAGGTGCTTTACTATTGCAAATCTAGCTGAAATGTTATGCTCCTCAGCCTTTCTCGAAAAGGAGTCTGAGCTTCTGCCCATAAAATCATATTTAGAACAATTTGCAGTAGTGCTTTCCTTCTGTGAAAAAGGATCCAGAGATGTTGATATGATTAGAGTAGCAGAAAGGATGGTGCAGAGCGGAAGCACATCTTCAAGATTCCGCTTACTACGAGGTGCTCAGCATTTTGGTTTAAGCCTTCTCAAAGACCTTCTTTTTCAGTGGGGGGAGGAGTTAATTCATTATTTGAATAACAACAAAGTAGTTGGCTATGTATGTTACAGGATGAGACACAGCCTTGCATCTTTGCATAAAATCTTGAGAACGTTAGAAGATTCTGGTACCTACCCTGAAGAACAAAGAGGGGATGTACTGGAATTGGCACACTGCATTACAAGCTTTCAAGAGAAAACCACCCAAGTTCAACATGGATGTCCTTCTAATGCTAATGAAATGATGGCTTTTATTGCCATGAAAATTATTGAGAATAAAATGGACCGTTTCAAAGAAGTTTGTTCTGTCTTCGCCTCAGAAGTATCCTGGGCCTTCTCAAATGACTGGTTAAATTGTCTTGAGAAAAACAAAGCACATTTTCAGGACCCTGCAATGGTATTAAAATTGCTGGATCTCATAGTAACAGTTACTGCTTTACAAAGTAATGTGGATATTGGATCAGTACGAAAAGGCGCTGATGTCACATTAAGCATTTTTTCAGAACTTTCACTGTCTGAGAAGAATGAAGTGCTGAAAGAAGTTTTATCCTTATGGGGCAGAAAAGGGCTTTCTCCATCTATCAAAGCATTTACTGACAGTTTCCAAGATGAACTTAATATAACATTCAACCAAATTTCCCAAAGCCTTTCTGATTACAGTGCTGCTCAGGCCGTTTCAAAGGTGTCTAAACTGGCTTTGCTGAACCCGCAAGCAGTAGTAAAGAAAGCCTGTCATTTTGCAGTGGTAAATGTTGGTGCTCATACATTTTTAGCCAAGATATTGAGCTCCCTTCCAGCTTTATGCTTTAAGTGTCCTAATAATTCAGAAAAAACAGTCTCTCTGTTGTGTGAGTGCCTGATGGAAACCTGTTGGGGTAAGTTGTCTTCTGATAAGGAAGAGAGGCAGTTTTTAGCCTTACTAGCCTTTCTGATGGAATCTTCAgaagtaaatgataaggattctTCTATCCAACTTCTCCAGCCAGCTGAAGTCATACAAACATTTGTTCTCCCGTACATTTTTGACGAATATGCTAATGTTGCGTTATGCTTGCACATACTTCATAAGGCTTTTAATGTTCAGAATCCTGAGGATGAATCTGGAAAACATTGGGTTTTATCCTGTTCCCCGTTTCCACTTATTATGTCATTATGTAAGCTTCTTAATTCCTACACAAAATGCTGGCAACTTTCTGAGAATTCACATTGCCTTACACTGGGCTCCAAAGAGTTAATCATTGACATTCTTACACTGATCATTAATGCAGTCATGCCCGAGGCTGGAAACAACTCTGAAACGTGGAACAAGTCACTcttctggttgcataaaaaaatggaaaacttgGATTGGGTTGTATGTTTGAGGCTAAAACCAATATTTGGAAAACACTTTAAAAACGAAGTCCCATCTTCATTATTTGACGTTGGCAAACTGTCTGAGAGGGAATGGGTTCCTCTTCAGCTACCCGAGTATGGACCAGGCACAGGTCTTATGGCATGGCTGGAATGTTGCTGCATATCTGCAGAAATGAAAAACCAAATGCTTTCTCTTCTCTCTGTCAACAGCAAAGACCCTGAGGAGGTCAACCTTTTTAgtaaaggttttctggtggcaaTGATCCAAGTTCTACCATGGTGTAGCTCAACAGAATGCAAGCTTGTTGCTGAGGTAGTGAGACATCTCCTTAAAAGACGACTCCTTCATGTACCCTACACTCTAGAATATGTACAGCATATGCCACTTTTGAATCTGCGACCATTTGCTTATAATCTCCAGTTCTCtgttcttcttctcagaggcttTCAGCTTCTATGTAGTTCTagttgttctgattggctacctTTTGAAGGGCACAAACACATTGCAAGGCTTTATACTAACTGCATATTTGATATATTAGAGGCTGTCAAGCAGCAGATATCAGGAAATAAAAATGAGACCCAGACAGAAAGGAAAGAACAGGACTATGTTCAGGAGGCTTCCTTCTTTTATATGCAGGTATTCTGCCATGTTCTTCATATTATAGCAATGATGCCGGACAATACATGTGAGCCGCTTTATGTACTTTCACTTGAGATTCTGTCCCTGTATGAGACTCTAAGGGCAAGTGACACTTCAACAGACAGTTTTCTCAGAAGAGCTAACGAGAGGCATTTCTTGAAATCCATTACTGAGAATGTAAGTGATGAGCACCATCGCACAACTCTAAtgcaaaaaattaataaatt